The Halobellus sp. MBLA0158 genome has a window encoding:
- a CDS encoding FAD-dependent oxidoreductase: MSGKYDLVIVGGGISGASLLYTTAKFTDIESIALIEKEPEIAAINSHHTNNSQTLHFGDIETNYTYEKAESVKTGAELLAGYLENHDEDREMHAKRSKMVLGVGDDEVEKLETRYHDEGFGDLFPKLRPIGREEIAEIEPKVVEGRDPDVDLLALQTPDGYVVDYGATSKSFVEQAREEASVDVFTGTKVADVTRNTEGYTLTTDRGPFDCEVAVVAAGSHSLQIAKELGYGEDMALLPVAGSFFLANDLLNGKVYTLQMKKLPFAAVHGDADVHDPSITRFGPTAKLVPALERGRLSTVPDFLDVFGFDPASFLSYANILADRILFPFVVRNLLYDLPEVGPRAFLPHVQKVVPSVDLDDIDRASGYGGVRPQIVDTSAKSLDMGEAKIVGDDIIFNITPSPGASTSLKNAMRDTETILEFFDADYEFDEDAFRADTIDNFPREA, encoded by the coding sequence ATGTCTGGCAAATATGACTTAGTCATCGTCGGCGGCGGCATCAGCGGCGCATCGCTCCTCTACACGACGGCGAAGTTCACCGACATCGAATCGATCGCGCTGATCGAGAAGGAACCCGAGATCGCGGCGATCAACTCTCATCACACCAACAACTCTCAGACGCTTCACTTCGGCGACATCGAGACGAACTACACCTACGAGAAGGCAGAAAGCGTCAAGACCGGCGCCGAGCTGCTGGCGGGCTACCTGGAGAACCACGACGAGGACCGGGAGATGCACGCAAAGCGGAGCAAGATGGTGCTCGGCGTGGGCGACGACGAGGTCGAGAAACTGGAGACGCGCTACCACGACGAGGGCTTCGGCGACCTCTTCCCGAAGCTCCGCCCGATCGGGCGCGAGGAGATCGCCGAGATCGAACCGAAGGTCGTCGAGGGCCGCGACCCCGACGTCGACCTGCTCGCGCTCCAGACGCCCGACGGCTACGTCGTCGACTACGGCGCGACCTCGAAGTCCTTCGTCGAACAGGCCCGCGAGGAGGCCTCCGTCGACGTCTTCACGGGCACGAAAGTCGCGGACGTCACCCGCAACACCGAGGGCTACACGCTCACGACCGACCGCGGGCCCTTCGACTGCGAGGTCGCCGTCGTCGCCGCGGGCTCTCACAGCCTCCAGATCGCGAAGGAACTCGGCTACGGCGAGGATATGGCGCTCCTGCCCGTCGCGGGGAGCTTCTTCCTCGCGAACGACCTGCTGAACGGGAAGGTCTACACCCTCCAGATGAAGAAGCTCCCCTTCGCGGCGGTCCACGGCGACGCCGACGTCCACGACCCGAGCATCACCCGCTTCGGGCCGACGGCGAAGCTCGTGCCGGCGCTGGAGCGCGGCCGGCTCTCGACGGTCCCGGACTTCCTCGATGTCTTCGGCTTCGATCCGGCGTCGTTCCTGAGCTACGCCAACATCCTGGCCGACCGGATCCTCTTCCCGTTCGTCGTCCGGAATCTGCTCTACGACCTCCCGGAGGTCGGCCCGCGGGCGTTCCTCCCGCACGTCCAGAAGGTCGTCCCGAGCGTCGACCTCGACGACATCGACCGCGCGAGCGGCTACGGCGGCGTCCGCCCCCAGATCGTCGACACGAGCGCGAAGTCCCTGGATATGGGCGAGGCGAAGATCGTCGGCGACGACATCATCTTCAACATCACGCCCTCGCCGGGCGCCTCGACGAGTCTGAAGAACGCGATGCGCGACACCGAGACGATCCTGGAGTTCTTCGATGCGGACTACGAGTTCGACGAGGACGCCTTCCGCGCGGATACGATCGACAACTTCCCGCGAGAGGCGTAG
- a CDS encoding DUF5786 family protein, with protein sequence MGFGSYDESEQQDASADQETDGEALNVHEHDHDGDVAVESDVDTDALVDRLGEMREE encoded by the coding sequence ATGGGATTCGGAAGCTACGACGAGTCCGAACAGCAGGACGCGAGCGCGGACCAGGAGACCGACGGCGAGGCCCTCAACGTCCACGAACACGACCACGACGGCGACGTCGCCGTCGAGTCCGACGTCGACACCGACGCGCTCGTCGACCGACTCGGCGAGATGCGCGAGGAGTAG
- the deoC gene encoding deoxyribose-phosphate aldolase — protein sequence MDSAEFAARIDHTVLGPETTIEDVERVLDEAREYGMNACIPPCYIAEAVEYAPEVTIATVIGFPHGQHSTAAKHGEAVDAWQTGADELDIVINVGRLKAGDDEGVESDVAEVVAAVPIPVKVIIETALLTDAEKHRACEAAVDAGADFVKTSTGFADGGATVADVELMAEYLPVKASGGVGSYEEAKAMLDAGAERIGASSGVEIVEGFPGAD from the coding sequence ATGGACAGCGCCGAGTTCGCGGCCCGCATCGACCACACGGTGCTGGGCCCGGAGACGACGATCGAAGACGTCGAGCGGGTCCTCGACGAGGCCCGCGAGTACGGGATGAACGCCTGCATCCCGCCGTGTTACATCGCCGAGGCGGTCGAGTACGCGCCCGAGGTCACGATCGCGACCGTGATCGGATTCCCGCACGGCCAGCACTCGACGGCGGCCAAGCACGGCGAGGCGGTCGACGCCTGGCAGACCGGCGCCGACGAGCTGGACATAGTCATCAACGTCGGGCGGCTGAAGGCCGGCGACGACGAGGGCGTCGAAAGCGACGTCGCGGAGGTCGTCGCCGCGGTCCCGATCCCGGTGAAGGTCATCATCGAGACCGCGCTCCTCACGGACGCGGAGAAACACCGGGCCTGCGAGGCCGCCGTCGACGCCGGCGCCGACTTCGTCAAGACCTCGACGGGGTTCGCCGACGGCGGCGCGACCGTCGCGGACGTCGAACTGATGGCCGAGTACCTCCCGGTCAAGGCCAGCGGCGGCGTCGGCTCCTACGAGGAGGCAAAAGCGATGCTCGATGCGGGCGCCGAGCGCATCGGCGCGTCCTCCGGAGTCGAGATCGTCGAGGGGTTCCCCGGAGCGGACTGA
- a CDS encoding DUF63 family protein, which translates to MAILPEGFALPPPAYLLVLVATGGIVGLALRRRRPRVTPARVLAFAPWMVLGSAAHVLYVVDALPSVIRPLAGTPAVYLSVAIAAATAWLAVDELLDGSGDGPTVAGALAGTGGLLALVAVGAVLAAGAAAGTLSPALPAAGVAVALALSAAVWTLLTRAVPDVARTGALGAFAVFAHTLDGVSTAVGVDLLGFGERTPLSRIVIEFAAGLPTAGAIGGGWLFVVVKIAVAAVVVWLFADLIEEDPTQSQLLLGFVAAVGLGPAVHNVLLFTISAPG; encoded by the coding sequence ATGGCGATACTCCCCGAGGGGTTCGCGCTCCCGCCGCCCGCGTATCTCCTCGTCCTGGTCGCGACGGGCGGGATCGTCGGACTGGCCCTGCGCCGCCGTCGCCCGCGGGTCACGCCCGCGCGCGTGCTCGCGTTCGCGCCTTGGATGGTGCTCGGATCGGCCGCCCACGTCCTCTACGTGGTCGACGCGCTCCCCAGCGTGATCCGCCCCCTCGCGGGCACGCCCGCGGTGTACCTCAGCGTCGCGATCGCCGCCGCGACCGCCTGGCTCGCGGTCGACGAACTGCTCGACGGATCCGGAGACGGACCGACCGTCGCGGGGGCGCTCGCGGGCACGGGCGGCCTGCTCGCGCTCGTCGCCGTCGGCGCAGTCCTCGCCGCGGGCGCCGCGGCCGGGACGCTCTCGCCCGCGCTCCCCGCCGCGGGGGTCGCGGTCGCGCTGGCCCTCTCCGCGGCGGTCTGGACGCTTCTGACGCGAGCGGTCCCGGACGTGGCGCGGACGGGCGCGCTCGGCGCCTTCGCCGTCTTCGCCCACACGCTCGACGGCGTCTCGACGGCGGTCGGCGTCGACCTGCTAGGCTTCGGCGAGCGGACGCCGCTGTCGCGGATCGTGATCGAGTTCGCCGCCGGGCTCCCGACCGCGGGGGCGATCGGCGGGGGCTGGCTGTTCGTCGTCGTGAAGATCGCGGTCGCGGCCGTGGTCGTCTGGCTGTTCGCGGACCTGATCGAGGAGGATCCAACGCAGTCGCAGCTCCTCCTCGGTTTCGTCGCGGCCGTCGGCCTGGGGCCGGCCGTCCACAACGTCCTGCTGTTTACGATCTCCGCGCCCGGGTGA
- a CDS encoding carbohydrate kinase family protein: MPRVICAGHLNWDVTLRVDALPSPDGEVTVDSRRRGGGGSAANVANGLSDLDVDASLLGSVGEDEHGYVARDELAENGVDVSNVVVTGELETTTKYIVVEPSGEVMVLGCPGANEAFTAADLPDSELAAADHLHLTSQDPETARRLAERARELDVPVSFDPGRRIDDRGYGPALTTVDYLFLNDREAALALDAFDLAEQTLVLKHGPEGAEIRRGDERTAHPGYPIDAVDTTGAGDAFAAGFIAALADGGSDQRALAVGNACGALASKVPGARTTLTWEEIRAFIGE; this comes from the coding sequence ATGCCCCGAGTCATCTGCGCCGGACACCTGAACTGGGACGTGACGCTCCGCGTCGACGCGCTGCCGTCGCCCGACGGCGAGGTGACGGTCGACTCGCGCCGGCGCGGCGGCGGCGGGAGCGCGGCCAACGTCGCCAACGGCCTGTCGGACCTGGACGTCGACGCGTCGCTGCTCGGGAGCGTCGGCGAGGACGAACACGGGTACGTCGCCCGCGACGAACTGGCCGAAAACGGCGTCGACGTCTCGAACGTCGTCGTGACCGGCGAACTGGAGACCACGACGAAGTACATCGTCGTCGAGCCCTCCGGCGAGGTGATGGTGCTCGGCTGTCCCGGCGCCAACGAGGCGTTCACCGCGGCCGATCTCCCCGACTCGGAACTGGCGGCCGCCGACCACCTCCACCTGACGAGCCAGGACCCCGAGACCGCGCGGCGGCTGGCCGAGCGGGCGCGCGAGCTCGACGTCCCGGTCAGTTTCGACCCCGGGCGGCGGATCGACGACCGGGGATACGGCCCGGCGCTCACGACCGTCGACTACCTCTTTCTCAACGACCGCGAGGCGGCGCTCGCCCTCGACGCGTTCGATCTCGCCGAGCAGACGCTGGTCCTGAAACACGGCCCCGAGGGGGCCGAGATCCGCCGGGGCGACGAGCGCACGGCCCACCCGGGCTATCCGATCGACGCCGTCGACACGACCGGCGCGGGCGACGCCTTCGCCGCGGGCTTCATCGCGGCGCTCGCCGACGGCGGCTCCGACCAGCGGGCGCTCGCGGTGGGCAACGCCTGCGGCGCGCTCGCCTCGAAGGTCCCCGGCGCGCGGACGACGCTCACCTGGGAGGAGATCCGCGCGTTCATCGGCGAGTGA
- a CDS encoding nucleoside phosphorylase, whose translation MAKQPHLLVESGDVHETALIPGDPGRVDRIADQCEDAETVAQNREYKVVNATYEGVPLTICSTGIGCPSAAIAVEELSAVGVETLIRVGTTGALQRGIEIGDMVVATGAAKEEGTSKRYEDSVIPAVPDYDVLSALVDSAEANGEDVHVGPIVSDDAFYNENDAYVEEWEAANLLCVEMEAAAVFSLARRKGLAAGAICTVDGNLVEGTQKGADSDSELPEKAKNNVERAISLTLDAVVDLA comes from the coding sequence ATGGCGAAACAACCCCACCTCCTGGTCGAGTCGGGCGACGTCCACGAGACCGCGCTCATCCCGGGCGATCCCGGCCGGGTCGACCGGATCGCCGACCAGTGCGAGGACGCCGAGACCGTCGCGCAGAACCGCGAGTACAAGGTCGTGAACGCGACCTACGAGGGCGTGCCGCTGACGATCTGCTCGACCGGCATCGGCTGTCCCTCGGCCGCCATCGCCGTCGAGGAACTCTCGGCGGTCGGCGTCGAGACGCTGATCCGCGTCGGGACGACCGGCGCGCTCCAGCGCGGGATCGAGATCGGCGACATGGTGGTCGCGACCGGCGCCGCGAAGGAGGAGGGGACCTCCAAGCGCTACGAGGACAGCGTGATCCCCGCGGTCCCCGATTACGACGTGCTCTCGGCGCTCGTCGACTCGGCCGAGGCGAACGGCGAGGACGTCCACGTCGGCCCGATCGTCTCCGACGACGCGTTCTACAACGAGAACGACGCCTACGTCGAGGAGTGGGAGGCCGCGAACCTCCTGTGCGTCGAGATGGAGGCCGCCGCGGTCTTCTCGCTCGCCCGCCGGAAGGGCCTGGCCGCGGGCGCGATCTGCACCGTCGACGGCAACCTCGTCGAGGGGACCCAGAAGGGCGCCGACTCCGACTCGGAGCTCCCGGAGAAGGCGAAGAACAACGTCGAGCGCGCGATCTCGCTCACGCTGGACGCCGTCGTCGACCTCGCGTAG